A single window of Liolophura sinensis isolate JHLJ2023 chromosome 6, CUHK_Ljap_v2, whole genome shotgun sequence DNA harbors:
- the LOC135466626 gene encoding sphingolipid delta(4)-desaturase DES1-like, protein MSWFHKFLTLGVKTETDEKEWFFEEEPHSSRRRQILKKYPEIKKLMGYDSSITYYVIAEVCAQIGMCWMLQNAGWPTVLILAYCVSAVINHSLGSAVHEIGHNLAFGHGRPALNRLLSIFCNLPMGVPMAITYRKYHADHHRYMGEENQDVDIPTRLESALFRHPLTKMLWLLFHPVIHSIRPFYKSPKPPNKWEMINWVVQLSFDALIYSVFGIRSLAYLVIGTAMSFGLHPLAGHFISEHYMFTKGQATHSYYGPCNYFMFNLGYHIEHHDFPYVPWNRLPEVKRIAAEFYDPLPYHTSWAKVVLDFIFDKNMGPHARGVGYKKE, encoded by the coding sequence ATGTCCTGGTTCCATAAATTTCTGACGCTTGGTGTGAAAACGGAGACGGATGAAAAAGAGTGGTTTTTCGAAGAGGAGCCACACTCGTCACGTCGACGACAAATTCTCAAGAAATATCCCGAGATTAAAAAGCTGATGGGATACGATTCCTCCATAACATATTACGTGATTGCTGAAGTCTGTGCTCAGATTGGCATGTGCTGGATGCTTCAGAACGCCGGCTGGCCGACTGTTCTAATTCTGGCGTACTGTGTAAGCGCAGTTATCAACCATTCGCTGGGAAGCGCTGTACACGAAATTGGTCACAACCTTGCTTTCGGACACGGCCGACCAGCCCTGAACAGATTGCTTAGTATATTTTGTAATCTGCCGATGGGTGTTCCAATGGCCATTACCTACCGGAAATACCACGCGGATCACCATAGATACATGGGGGAAGAAAACCAAGATGTCGACATCCCCACACGTTTAGAAAGTGCCTTATTCCGTCACCCACTGACCAAAATGCTGTGGTTGTTGTTCCACCCCGTGATTCATTCTATACGACCTTTCTACAAAAGTCCCAAACCACCAAACAAGTGGGAGATGATTAACTGGGTGGTGCAGTTGTCATTCGACGCTTTAATATACAGCGTGTTTGGAATCCGGTCTCTTGCCTACCTGGTGATCGGAACAGCTATGTCGTTTGGTCTTCACCCGCTCGCTGGACATTTTATATCTGAACATTATATGTTTACCAAAGGGCAAGCTACTCATTCATACTATGGCCCTTGTAATTACTTCATGTTCAATCTTGGTTACCATATTGAGCATCATGATTTTCCTTATGTACCATGGAATCGCTTGCCCGAAGTGAAGCGCATCGCCGCGGAGTTTTACGATCCCCTTCCGTATCATACGTCATGGGCCAAAGTGGTTCTGGATTTTATCTTTGACAAGAATATGGGACCTCACGCACGGGGCGTTGGGTACAAAAAGGAATGA